A region from the Aphis gossypii isolate Hap1 chromosome 1, ASM2018417v2, whole genome shotgun sequence genome encodes:
- the LOC114128726 gene encoding uncharacterized protein LOC114128726, which produces MSNQSPSKSVTSNQSPSKSDVTNQSPSKSDVTVQSPSKSDVPVQSPSKSDETNCLATENTNLIDVEPPADEFEWSLSLQRCLLICMRRLKPCGIHKYLCMALIQEKLKKQFNVDLPCNVIWDYLATQWDLRAADEIEGISFDTSKKPFELPEEYDQIEEKAAEKIKKMLKESSNDDIHKKKILKESSNDEIHKKKMLKESSNDEIHKKKMLKESSNDEIHKKKMLKESSNDDINKKNILNWSGKTRSKSNSMSSVDSKEGLNETTPSTLLESSSVKTSEERSDDGPCTRRSLRTNDKLENNKSDEKNKVKDLKQINKKIPNQSKDIEKIDKISNLRGQKRKSRNVSESSYSSDNSKQRRSYRNNVADLAISDSSSRSVTPEILRGKTSNRSVTPEITSRKSNLRSSDEDQKSKLTLEKACLKHGQNVDLVLPEVKVERLQHEKQNAPSVETKSKSSVQSKNEANNKAKGKTRNRVTSDLLVAQQSPDLLSLGRRSCSNKNSENAKNDK; this is translated from the coding sequence ATGTCAAATCAATCACCATCTAAATCAGTTACGTCAAATCAATCGCCATCTAAATCGGATGTGACAAATCAATCACCATCCAAATCAGACGTGACAGTTCAATCGCCATCCAAATCAGATGTGCCAGTTCAATCGCCATCCAAATCAGATGAGACGAATTGTTTAGCAACAGAAAACACTAATCTCATTGATGTAGAACCACCAGCTGATGAATTTGAATGGAGTTTATCACTTCAGAGGTGTCTGCTAATATGTATGAGACGTTTGAAGCCTTGTGGaattcacaaatatttatgtatggcTCTTATacaagaaaaactaaaaaaacaattcaatgTTGACTTACCATGTAATGTTATATGGGATTATTTGGCAACTCAGTGGGATCTTAGAGCTGCTGATGAAATTGAAGGTATTAGTTTTGATACTAGTAAGAAACCTTTTGAGTTACCAGAAGAGTATGACCAGATAGAAGAAAAAGCagcagaaaaaattaaaaaaatgttaaaagaaaGTTCAAATGATGAtattcataagaaaaaaatattaaaagaaagttCAAATGATGAAattcataagaaaaaaatgttaaaagaaaGTTCAAATGATGAAattcataagaaaaaaatgttaaaagaaaGTTCAAATGATGAAattcataagaaaaaaatgttaaaagaaagttcaaatgatgatattaataagaaaaatatattaaattggagTGGTAAAACAAGATCTAAATCTAATTCTATGTCTTCTGTAGATTCTAAGGAAGGTCTCAATGAGACAACTCCTTCAACATTATTAGAAAGCTCTTCAGTTAAAACAAGTGAAGAGCGATCTGACGATGGTCCATGTACTAGAAGATCATTGCGTACAAATGACaaactagaaaataataaatctgatgaaaaaaataaagtaaaagacttgaaacaaataaataaaaaaataccaaatcaATCTAAAGATATAGAGAAGATTGATAAAATCTCAAATCTTAGAggtcaaaaaagaaaaagtagAAATGTATCAGAATCAAGTTATAGTTCTGATAATAGTAAACAGCGTAGGAGTTATAGAAATAATGTAGCAGATTTAGCTATTTCAGATAGTTCTTCTAGATCAGTAACTCCAGAGATTTTGAGAGGTAAAACATCAAATCGTTCTGTTACACCTGAAATTACTAGTAGAAAATCAAATTTGCGATCTAGCGATGAAGACCAGAAATCAAAACTTACATTAGAAAAAGCATGTCTAAAACATGGTCAAAATGTTGATCTGGTTTTACCAGAAGTAAAAGTTGAACGTCTACaacatgaaaaacaaaatgcaCCTTCAGTAGAAACAAAATCCAAAAGTTCGGTACAGAGTAAAAATGAAGCAAATAACAAAGCTAAAGGTAAAACACGTAATAGAGTAACATCTGATTTATTAGTTGCTCAACAATCTCCAGATTTACTATCATTAGGTAGGCGCTCTTGTAGTAACAAAAATTcagaaaatgcaaaaaatgataaataa
- the LOC114128715 gene encoding 5-formyltetrahydrofolate cyclo-ligase, giving the protein MELVKSAKTNLRVNLKKKLSLMTASEISEQSKVITNKLISHPVYKSSNRVSIYLSMDSEVQTHSIVKNIFLSGKICFIPKYNTSEMCMVKIRSFDELNSLPKTKWNISQPADDDVREDALTTGGLDLMIVPGLGFTTDGKRLGRGKGYYDRCIAEYEKKYPLNNMKTIGLAFSEQICDDIPINQHDSLIDFIICP; this is encoded by the exons ATGGAGCTAGTGAAGAGCgctaaaacaaatttacgcgttaacttgaaaaaaaaactgtcacTTATGACTGCTAGTGAAATCAGTGAACAAtcaaaagttataactaataaa TTAATATCTCATCCAGTATACAAAAGCAGCAACAGAGTGTCAATATACCTCAGTATGGATTCTGAAGTACAAACTCATAgtattgttaaaaacatttttctctcaggaaaaatatgttttattccaAA GTACAACACATCTGAAATGTGTATGGTAAAAATAAGATCATTTGATGAACTCAATAGTTTGCCAAAAACCAAATGGAATATATCACAACCAGCTGATGATGATGTGCGCGAAGATGCATTGACAACAG GTGGTTTGGATTTGATGATAGTTCCAGGCTTGGGTTTTACCACTGATGGTAAACGATTAGGACGAGGAAAAGGCTATTATGATCGATGCATAGctgaatatgaaaaaaaatatccattaaataatatgaaaaccaTTGGATTAGCATTCAGTGAACAAATATGTGATGACATACCTATTAATCAACATGATAGTTtgatagattttataatttgtccttaa